From the genome of Triticum aestivum cultivar Chinese Spring chromosome 1A, IWGSC CS RefSeq v2.1, whole genome shotgun sequence:
AGAGACAAAACACCTAGAATGTGTCATAAATGTGCACGTCGGGTCGTCGGCCATACTGGCTATCTCACATTTGCTAATGCGCACCTGAGGAAGAGATCGCTAGTTTGACTCTGCATGCGCCACTTTTTTTTTTGACTTTCTCAAATATCAAATCGAGGCTGGGGCTCACGTAAAAGAACAAATCGCACCGAGTCTGGCTCTCACGTAAAAGACGTAGGGCGCCTGCAGGTTACTTTTATCAATACGACCATCATGCCCTTAGTAACGAAGAGGTATCGGATAATCTGAGCCGTCCAAGTGTTTAGGGGGGTCTACCGAAGCATAAGTCTCTTAttaatcattgtacatgccctgatTGATTCCATTTGACGGACGTGCGGAATGTCCTGCGGACTCTGATTGATTTCATTGGGAGCCGACGTAGCCGAATCCgatgacgaaggcggcggcggactGCATGAGGAGGTAGACATAGAAGTGGTCGTGGCCGAAGACAATGTCGTAGAGAGCGCAGTAGAGCAGGAAGAGCCCCATGACGATCTCCGGCGCCAGgaagctgctgctgctcttcttcttcttggccaccATGGTCGTGGTGGCGGCAGCAGGAGTGGAGGTCGTGGAGCCGCCGAGCTTCTCGGTGACGACCCACTCGTTTGCGCGGCTGGCCTCGAGGAGCCCGATGATGGTGGCCTTGCAGCGGTGAATGGACATGACATTCTCGAAGAGGATCCAGAAGACGAGCAGGTGGCACGACCTCGGGGTGCACACGGCGTTGAGCAGGGTGAGGACGGCCGCCACATACATGGGCACGTACTGTGGGAGCCACACATCCTGGCCGCCGACGAGCACGTAGACCGGGATGACAACGCAGCAGAAGAGGAACGTCGCCAGATGCGCCACCACCTTCCTGACGAAGAAGAAGCCGTAGAGCACGTGGAGCTTCTTCCACGCCGACACCTGCTTGTTGGCGACGATCTCCCAGAACATCTTGCGCATGAGGTTGGGCGGCCCACACGACCACCGGTGCTGCTGGTACCGATACGCCTTGAAGCTGCTGGGTAGCTCGTTGCGCACCTGCACGTCGCCGGCGTAGACGAACCTCCAGCCCCGCATGGACGCCCTGACGGCCAGGTCCATATCCTCCACGGTGGTGCGGTCCTTCCAGCCCCCCGCGTCGGCCAGGGCGTGCAACCGCCACACCCCGGCAGTGCCGTTGAAGCTGAAAAAGCCGTGGAAGGCCGACCCCACCTCCTGCTCCACCGAAAAGTGGTAGTCCAGCGACATCTCCTGCATGCGGGTGAGGATGCACTCGTCCGCGTTCACGAACCGCCACCGCGCCTGCACCAGTGCCACCGCCGGGTCCGCCTCGAGCACGGGGACTGTGTGGCGGAGGAAGTCGGCGTCGGGCTGGAAGTCGGCGTCGAAGACGGCCACGAACTCGCAGTCTTTCACGTACTGCTTCTTGAGGCCATCCCGCATGGCGCCCGCCTTGTAGCCGCTACGGTTGCTGCGGTTCTCGTACCGGATGTGCACCCCCTTGCCCGCCCACCGTCGGCACTCGGCCTCCACCAGGGAGCGGATGCCGGCGTCCGTGGAGTCGTCCAACACCTGGATCACCAGCTTATCGGCCGGCCACCACAGGCCGCAAGCCGCGCCGATGGAAAGACGGAACACCTGCATTGTCGGTCATATGCATAACGATGGTTTTGTTTCAGTACTCACTACTCAGTCATCGTGCACCGTGCATGCTCTGTACACACAGGCACACACACTTTTCTTTAAAATAAATGAATAAATAAGagtatttagatcactatttttatattttttgactGAGGAATTAGCTGTTAAGGGCTGCTAACTAACAAACTATCAAACTTGTGCTGTGGCTCACAAAGTACTACTAAAATAAAGAGATAGATAGGTAGATAGATAGTTGACTCTTGTCTTAGATGCCGCCGTTTCTTATTTGTTTATTTTTAATCTTGAATGAATTTGGATGGACGTAGCCAACAGGAGTGAGTAGAGTAGTATTACGCGCGCAACAACTATAGTTGTAGTTGTGCATGCATATGTTCGAAATGCACTTGTAAAGCAGCAGCTTTTGCATGATTGCTGTTGAAGAAACAACAAAAACATGCAGCTTTTGCAAGATTGCTGTTGAAGAAACAACAAAAAcatgcagctagctagctagcgttACCAGCAGCACATGGATAAATATATGCATTCTCTGATGATCATATGCGTGCTATACGTAAGTAACAGCATAGCAGAGTGGTCATGCATACCATATCATCATAGATGAGCAATTAATCCATCTTACATAGAGATGTAGAGAATAGACTAGTACTGACCTGCTTCTCGTTGAACATGGGGATCTGGACCAGGACCATGGGCCGGTCTGCGTCATCACTCTCCAGGTTGTCGTCGTCGCCCTTGTTCCTTTGGTTACGGTTGCGACACCGGCGGTAGAGCCAGAGCACGGCGACGACGAGGCCCATGTAGAGGCGGTCGGCGAACAGCATGAGGGACATGACGACGCAGAGGTAGATGGCCAGCTGCAGCAGGGGCACCACCACCGCGTACCGCAGCACCAGCCAGGCCGCACGAGCCATCGGCAACATGCTCATCCCCCTCGTCTTAGATTCTTCTTNNNNNNNNNNNNNNNNNNNNNNNNNNNNNNNNNNNNNNNNNNNNNNNNNNNNNNNNNNNNNNNNNNNNNNNNNNNNNNNNNNNNNNNNNNNNNNNNNNNNNNNNNNNNNNNNNNNNNNNNNNNNNNNNNNNNNNNNNNNNNNNNNNNNNNNNNNNNNNNNNNNNNNNNNNNNNNNNNNNNNNNNNNNNNNNNNNNNNNNNNNNNNNNNNNNNNNNNNNNNNNNNNNNNNNNNNNNNNNNNNNNNNNNNNNNNNNNNNNNNNNNNNNNNNNNNNNNNNNNNNNNNNNNNTCCTTTGGTAGCTATGTATATAGAAGATTGGTGGAGGCTAACTATATCGTGTATTGCAATTAAATTAATACCCAAAGGGCAAGGTGCTGTCCATAATTACTTAATATATATACAATGAATGGTGTACAGCTAATAagtgaattgcagaaaacatcGACATTGAAGACTAGGGTTGCAGAAACAATACTTCTACATTTTTGTGCAAAAACCACAAATTCCGAGGCTAATATTTTGCAACAAAAACTAATCAGTGGTTTAGGTTGTTTTTAGAATGATTATGACAGCTGGGTCCTGGTGGACACGGTAATGTGGCATAACATAAGAGATCACAAAATAGATAGAATAGCATAGACTAAAATGTGAAAAGGCCTAAGAGGATAAGGTCATCATTTGAAAAAAAAGGTCATCCACGAAAGAGGGCCAACAGCAGCAACAACGACCTCTGCAGTCGGCGTGCTCGAGCTTGCCGGCGTGCGGGCCGGGGCAGCCGGAATTGGCGCCCGTGGTCGCCGCAGAATCACCCGCCTCCGTCGTCGGACTCCCTGGCTCCACCGCCGCACTCTAGCCGTGCTCATCGGGGCTGGAGGAGGAGCTCGTGCCACCGTGTTGCCCCCGTCGTTGCTGCCGGAGTCCCGCGCTCCCTCTAGTGCTGACCTTTGGGGAGTCTCGCCGCCGCGGTCGTGCATCCCGCGCCACCTCCCACGTCTCCTGGTCGTGGCGAGCATTGGCCTGGGAGGCAGGAGGACGTCGGCCAACCTCCCGTGTCTCCTCGCCGGCGCCAGCCTGGGGAGGGCGCAGCGGTGGCGCGCGTCCCTGACAACATCGAACCTCCCCTATGCCCTGCCGCCGAAGCTAGCAGCAGTTGTGCCAGTCGCGCACAAGGAGGGAGTGGCCGCCGGCTTCCACCGCCGGACTAGTGGGAGAAGGAGGACCCG
Proteins encoded in this window:
- the LOC123064278 gene encoding glucomannan 4-beta-mannosyltransferase 9, which codes for MSMLPMARAAWLVLRYAVVVPLLQLAIYLCVVMSLMLFADRLYMGLVVAVLWLYRRCRNRNQRNKGDDDNLESDDADRPMVLVQIPMFNEKQVFRLSIGAACGLWWPADKLVIQVLDDSTDAGIRSLVEAECRRWAGKGVHIRYENRSNRSGYKAGAMRDGLKKQYVKDCEFVAVFDADFQPDADFLRHTVPVLEADPAVALVQARWRFVNADECILTRMQEMSLDYHFSVEQEVGSAFHGFFSFNGTAGVWRLHALADAGGWKDRTTVEDMDLAVRASMRGWRFVYAGDVQVRNELPSSFKAYRYQQHRWSCGPPNLMRKMFWEIVANKQVSAWKKLHVLYGFFFVRKVVAHLATFLFCCVVIPVYVLVGGQDVWLPQYVPMYVAAVLTLLNAVCTPRSCHLLVFWILFENVMSIHRCKATIIGLLEASRANEWVVTEKLGGSTTSTPAAATTTMVAKKKKSSSSFLAPEIVMGLFLLYCALYDIVFGHDHFYVYLLMQSAAAFVIGFGYVGSQ